A portion of the Edaphobacter lichenicola genome contains these proteins:
- a CDS encoding S9 family peptidase: protein MRVKNVIAMVVCFVITTALVAEKRNITEKDLFSFTWIGDTQVSPDGSRAVFVQTTVNAKRDGYETALYLLDATQPMTSPRRLTNGPRDTQPRWSPDGTQIAFARAVEKDGKPQPPQLYLLSMAGGEPVQVSALEKGVGSPEWAPNGRWIAALSDTVIVPVPKVEKKEGDAAKEEEHKSDVKIITKAVYRFNGQGYIDTKTASQLYVFSVAKVGSKPVTPWQVTAGRFDVDEFVWHPSSNSLYYTSEHVDEPYYDLPHNEIYKLELPSDESVKDEKTPAPASVLVAKLAYSASGVALSPDGKRIAFHSEENLPKPRSHQQTDLFVMDIDAKQGVSGVPPVRNLTANYDYEMGGGVGGDNTAPRGGGHTVLVWSADGSSIVDVVGKQGSALLVSVDVATGAVKELTAEKQAVVGYSARPDGTRMLALISTPVNIGDLFSVALDGSKQQTQLTKVNEALFSQLNLTMPEDMQVTPTANAKDIAGSKIESFVQLPPEFDKTKKYPVILNIHGGPHAAYGWVFDHEMQWMAAKGYVVVYPNPRGSTTYGQQFANVIQHNYPGDDFHDLMDCVDAVVKLGYVDSSKMGVTGGSGGGLLTDWTVTQTTRFKAAVAQRDITDWSNWWYTADFTLFQPTWFEGAPFEKVEEFRAHSPITYITKVQTPMMFILGEADYRTPPTSGGEDFFRALKYRHIDTAMIRFPGESHELSRSGQPWHRVERLENIVNWFDKYLMGMPEPQYDIVPAGATAASVKGN from the coding sequence CTGGATTGGGGATACGCAGGTATCGCCTGACGGTAGCCGCGCCGTGTTTGTGCAGACGACGGTGAATGCGAAACGCGATGGGTATGAGACTGCACTGTATCTGCTGGACGCTACCCAGCCAATGACTTCTCCGCGGCGACTGACGAACGGTCCGCGTGACACGCAGCCGCGATGGTCGCCGGATGGGACACAGATCGCGTTTGCACGTGCCGTGGAGAAAGATGGCAAGCCGCAACCGCCGCAGCTGTATCTGCTTTCGATGGCTGGAGGCGAGCCGGTGCAGGTATCGGCGTTGGAGAAGGGTGTCGGTTCGCCGGAGTGGGCTCCGAACGGAAGGTGGATCGCGGCGCTGTCGGATACGGTGATCGTTCCTGTACCGAAGGTGGAGAAGAAGGAAGGGGATGCGGCTAAGGAGGAGGAACATAAGAGCGACGTAAAGATCATCACGAAGGCGGTGTACCGCTTCAACGGCCAGGGGTACATCGATACGAAGACTGCATCGCAGCTGTATGTGTTTTCTGTGGCGAAGGTGGGGTCGAAGCCGGTGACGCCCTGGCAGGTGACGGCAGGGCGGTTCGATGTGGACGAGTTTGTGTGGCATCCTTCGTCGAACAGTCTTTATTACACGTCGGAGCATGTGGATGAGCCGTACTATGACCTTCCGCATAATGAGATTTATAAGTTGGAACTGCCGTCGGATGAGTCGGTGAAGGACGAGAAGACGCCTGCGCCGGCGAGTGTGCTGGTTGCGAAGCTGGCGTACTCGGCTTCAGGTGTGGCTCTCTCTCCGGATGGAAAGCGCATTGCGTTTCACTCTGAGGAGAACCTGCCGAAACCGAGGTCGCATCAGCAGACCGATCTGTTTGTGATGGATATCGATGCGAAACAGGGTGTGTCGGGAGTGCCGCCGGTGCGTAATTTGACCGCGAACTACGACTACGAGATGGGCGGCGGAGTTGGCGGAGACAATACAGCTCCTCGCGGAGGTGGACATACTGTGCTGGTTTGGTCGGCTGACGGGAGTTCGATCGTCGATGTGGTGGGGAAGCAGGGGAGTGCTTTGCTGGTGTCGGTCGATGTAGCGACGGGTGCGGTGAAGGAGCTGACGGCCGAGAAGCAGGCGGTGGTGGGGTACAGCGCGAGGCCGGATGGAACGAGGATGTTGGCGTTGATCTCGACGCCGGTCAATATAGGGGATCTGTTTTCGGTGGCGTTGGATGGATCGAAGCAGCAGACGCAGCTGACGAAGGTGAACGAGGCTCTGTTCTCGCAGCTGAACCTGACGATGCCGGAGGATATGCAGGTGACGCCTACTGCGAATGCTAAGGACATTGCGGGGAGCAAGATCGAGTCGTTTGTTCAACTGCCGCCTGAGTTCGATAAGACGAAGAAGTATCCGGTGATTTTGAATATTCATGGTGGACCTCATGCGGCGTATGGGTGGGTGTTCGACCACGAGATGCAGTGGATGGCGGCGAAGGGATATGTGGTGGTGTATCCGAATCCGCGTGGGTCGACGACCTATGGGCAGCAGTTTGCCAATGTGATTCAGCACAACTATCCGGGGGATGACTTTCACGATCTGATGGACTGCGTGGATGCGGTGGTGAAGCTGGGGTATGTTGATTCGTCGAAGATGGGAGTGACTGGCGGGAGCGGCGGAGGGTTGCTGACAGACTGGACGGTGACGCAGACGACGCGGTTCAAGGCGGCGGTGGCGCAGAGGGATATTACGGATTGGTCGAACTGGTGGTACACGGCGGATTTCACGCTGTTTCAGCCGACGTGGTTTGAAGGTGCACCGTTCGAGAAGGTGGAGGAGTTCAGGGCGCACTCGCCGATTACTTACATTACGAAAGTGCAAACGCCGATGATGTTTATTTTGGGTGAGGCGGACTATCGCACGCCACCGACGAGTGGCGGAGAGGACTTCTTTCGTGCGCTGAAGTATCGGCACATCGATACGGCGATGATTCGGTTTCCGGGGGAGAGTCATGAGCTGTCGCGAAGTGGGCAGCCGTGGCATCGTGTGGAGCGGTTGGAGAATATCGTCAATTGGTTCGACAAATATCTGATGGGGATGCCGGAGCCGCAGTACGACATCGTGCCTGCGGGCGCGACGGCGGCTAGTGTGAAGGGCAACTAG
- a CDS encoding acetyl-CoA C-acetyltransferase, with product MKDVVIVAAVRTPVGKFQGAFAEMTAVQLGAIAVREAVKRAGIDAASVDECLMGCVLPAGLGQNPARQAALQGGLPDTVSAMTINMVCGSGLKAVALAAQAVMAGDAEIVVAGGMESMSNAPYLLPHGRKGFRMGDSVVVDSMVKDGLWCACEDYHMGITGENVAEKHSITREEQDAFALASHRKASAAWKEGRFDAEVVPVSVPGKKGAVTVVSRDESVRDDASTEALAALKPAFKKDGTVTAGNAPGVNDAAAAVVVMSAEKAKELGLRALVTIKAQATSGVAPKWVMLAPVTGVQKVLKRAGWQRDEVELFELNEAFSVQALGVMKELGLDAAKVNVNGGAVAIGHPIGASGARVLVTLIHEMMRRDAKKGVAALCLGGGNSVALAVERG from the coding sequence ATGAAGGATGTTGTGATTGTTGCTGCAGTACGGACGCCGGTGGGGAAGTTTCAAGGGGCGTTCGCGGAGATGACGGCGGTACAGCTGGGTGCGATTGCGGTGCGCGAGGCGGTGAAGCGGGCTGGGATTGATGCTGCGAGTGTCGATGAGTGTTTGATGGGGTGCGTGCTGCCGGCGGGGCTGGGGCAGAATCCGGCGCGGCAGGCGGCGTTGCAGGGTGGGTTGCCGGATACGGTGTCGGCGATGACGATCAATATGGTTTGCGGGTCTGGGCTGAAGGCCGTGGCGTTGGCTGCGCAGGCTGTGATGGCTGGCGATGCGGAGATTGTTGTTGCAGGTGGGATGGAGTCGATGTCGAATGCGCCTTATCTGCTGCCGCATGGGCGGAAGGGTTTTCGCATGGGCGACTCGGTGGTGGTGGATTCGATGGTGAAGGATGGGCTGTGGTGCGCTTGTGAGGACTATCACATGGGCATTACGGGGGAGAACGTCGCGGAGAAGCACTCGATTACGCGCGAGGAGCAGGACGCGTTTGCGCTTGCTTCGCATCGGAAGGCGAGCGCGGCGTGGAAGGAGGGGAGGTTCGATGCGGAGGTAGTGCCGGTTAGCGTGCCGGGGAAGAAAGGCGCGGTGACGGTGGTGTCGCGCGATGAGAGTGTGCGCGATGATGCTTCGACAGAGGCGCTTGCGGCGTTGAAGCCGGCGTTCAAGAAAGATGGAACTGTGACAGCGGGGAATGCTCCGGGTGTGAATGATGCTGCTGCGGCGGTGGTGGTGATGTCCGCTGAGAAGGCGAAGGAGTTGGGACTAAGGGCCTTGGTGACGATTAAGGCGCAGGCGACGAGTGGAGTTGCGCCGAAGTGGGTGATGCTGGCTCCGGTGACAGGGGTGCAGAAGGTGTTGAAGCGAGCTGGCTGGCAGAGGGATGAGGTGGAGTTGTTTGAGTTGAACGAGGCGTTCAGCGTGCAGGCTCTGGGGGTGATGAAGGAGTTGGGGCTCGATGCCGCGAAGGTGAATGTGAATGGCGGCGCGGTGGCGATTGGGCATCCGATTGGTGCGAGTGGGGCGCGGGTGCTGGTGACGCTGATCCACGAGATGATGCGGCGAGATGCGAAGAAGGGTGTGGCGGCGCTTTGTCTGGGCGGGGGAAACTCTGTGGCACTGGCGGTGGAGCGGGGATAA
- a CDS encoding OmpA family protein, translated as MAGSILENLMSMLGPQVVGQAASQLGESPDTVQRGLQTGAAAMLAGLAAKAGQPGFLSQIFGLITNPANSAGALSGVTSNLGSLVSGVSNSPISTLGSQFLSTIFGSNTSAVADSVGRAAGLAGGKSGSLLAMAAPLVLGVLGQHVRQNNLSATDLGNTLKAEAPNFQRFLPAGLGSLFGGATNLAAAAPAKVAAAGNRWLWPIILLVALALLGIWFLNRSKAPVNDAVQTVSNAGTTASSALGDFFKTKLPDGVELNIPKFGIENKLIAFLNDSSKPVDTTSWFNFDRLLFDTGKATLQPSSQEQLANIAAILKAYPNAHVKIGGYTDNTGDAAANVALSDARAKNVMNALVAAGVDPSRLESKGYGDQYPVGDNATEEGRAQNRRIALLVTQK; from the coding sequence ATGGCGGGTTCTATCTTAGAAAATCTGATGAGTATGTTGGGGCCGCAGGTTGTTGGTCAGGCTGCATCGCAGCTTGGCGAGTCACCGGATACGGTTCAACGTGGGCTGCAAACGGGAGCTGCTGCTATGCTCGCGGGACTTGCAGCGAAGGCTGGACAACCTGGATTTTTGAGCCAGATTTTTGGTTTGATTACGAATCCGGCGAATAGCGCAGGTGCACTTTCGGGTGTTACTTCCAATTTAGGCTCGTTGGTTTCGGGCGTATCGAACTCTCCCATCTCTACTCTCGGCAGTCAATTTCTGTCGACGATCTTTGGGTCGAACACGTCAGCGGTTGCTGATTCGGTCGGTCGTGCTGCGGGGCTTGCGGGAGGCAAGTCTGGATCTCTGTTGGCTATGGCTGCTCCGTTGGTGCTAGGAGTTTTGGGGCAACATGTTCGGCAGAATAATTTGAGCGCGACCGATCTGGGCAACACACTGAAGGCGGAGGCACCGAACTTTCAGCGGTTTCTGCCTGCGGGGTTGGGGTCTTTGTTTGGTGGTGCGACGAATCTGGCGGCTGCGGCACCGGCGAAGGTCGCTGCTGCCGGCAATCGCTGGTTGTGGCCTATTATTTTGCTGGTTGCGTTAGCGCTGCTGGGCATATGGTTCCTGAATCGATCGAAGGCGCCTGTTAACGACGCGGTGCAGACGGTGTCGAATGCGGGTACGACTGCTTCATCGGCGCTTGGCGATTTTTTCAAGACGAAGTTGCCGGATGGCGTTGAGCTGAACATCCCCAAGTTCGGTATCGAGAACAAACTGATTGCCTTCCTCAATGATTCGTCTAAGCCAGTGGATACGACGAGCTGGTTCAACTTCGATCGCTTGCTGTTCGATACGGGGAAGGCTACATTGCAGCCGTCTTCGCAGGAGCAGCTGGCAAATATCGCTGCGATTCTGAAGGCTTATCCGAACGCTCACGTGAAGATTGGTGGCTACACCGATAACACGGGCGATGCAGCGGCTAATGTGGCTCTGTCGGATGCGCGTGCGAAGAACGTCATGAATGCGCTCGTTGCTGCAGGTGTTGATCCTTCACGGTTGGAGTCGAAGGGATACGGAGACCAGTATCCGGTTGGCGACAATGCTACCGAAGAAGGTCGCGCTCAGAATCGACGCATCGCTTTGCTCGTTACGCAGAAGTAG
- a CDS encoding class I SAM-dependent methyltransferase produces the protein MMEHTERFTGRVVEYDKYRSRYPQAVIEILTARCGLRREDLVADVGAGTGMLSELFLENGNAVVAIEPNEEMRAVCEQLASAWPGLTVKNATAEATGLDDASVNYVAVGRAWHWFNREAAVAEFRRVLKPGGWAALVSNRRYKDGSEEYAAYEAILTEFGNGRGETERETRRAGEIAPLFGEGAVVREELRGEQTLTLEELLGQTQSFSVAPLPDDAKYEGMQTALREFFARFQQDGVLTMGTLCSVMACQVSA, from the coding sequence ATGATGGAGCATACTGAGAGATTTACTGGCCGGGTTGTTGAGTATGACAAGTATCGTTCGCGTTATCCGCAGGCAGTGATTGAGATCCTGACAGCCCGTTGTGGATTGCGACGCGAAGATCTTGTGGCCGATGTTGGCGCTGGCACCGGTATGTTGTCCGAGCTGTTCCTGGAGAACGGCAATGCGGTGGTCGCGATCGAACCCAACGAAGAGATGCGTGCGGTCTGTGAACAACTGGCTTCGGCGTGGCCTGGGCTGACTGTGAAGAACGCTACTGCGGAGGCGACCGGGCTGGACGATGCCTCGGTTAACTATGTTGCGGTGGGACGTGCGTGGCATTGGTTCAATCGAGAGGCGGCCGTGGCGGAGTTTCGCAGGGTTCTGAAGCCGGGTGGCTGGGCGGCGTTGGTGTCGAATCGGCGGTACAAGGATGGATCGGAGGAGTATGCGGCGTATGAGGCGATTCTGACCGAGTTCGGCAATGGGCGGGGTGAGACGGAGCGAGAGACGCGGAGGGCGGGAGAGATTGCTCCGCTATTTGGCGAAGGGGCGGTGGTGCGGGAGGAGCTGCGAGGAGAACAGACGCTGACGCTTGAAGAGTTGCTGGGGCAGACGCAGTCGTTCTCGGTTGCTCCTTTGCCGGACGATGCAAAGTATGAAGGGATGCAGACGGCTCTGCGGGAGTTTTTCGCGCGGTTTCAGCAGGATGGCGTGCTGACGATGGGAACGCTTTGTTCGGTGATGGCTTGTCAGGTAAGTGCGTGA
- a CDS encoding lysozyme inhibitor LprI family protein — protein sequence MKPLFLYLNLLLLAPIAHASSFDCSKATTPTEKAICSDPHLSALDNQLSISYQIAWKNAGEGDIVVRHQQRAWLKNLNEQCTSPQINTCIEEHQTERIRALNNTPPFDPSSVTEYKLTQASRSFDFVIRMFPIIQGPDDTTREGPGRVLVFAKGSATPLQTIVMDNIFASLAKGGQPLTNTAKLYDYQGLVNVGDFNFDSHEDFAIQNGNEGAYGGPSYSVYLYSPSTDRFQLSQSMTDLIASTLGFFDVDTNKKLLTTLSKDGCCFHTTTTYTVVHDDPIPVSREIEDATKSDKYILVTTQRMVNGKWQGKSKHVPQDKTP from the coding sequence TTGAAGCCTCTTTTTCTTTACCTGAATCTCCTGCTTCTCGCTCCGATAGCTCACGCATCCAGCTTCGACTGCTCCAAGGCAACCACGCCAACCGAAAAGGCAATCTGCTCCGACCCGCATCTATCCGCATTAGACAATCAACTCAGCATCTCCTATCAAATCGCATGGAAAAATGCCGGAGAAGGAGACATCGTTGTGCGTCATCAGCAGCGCGCATGGCTAAAAAACCTCAACGAACAATGCACTAGCCCGCAGATCAACACGTGCATCGAAGAACACCAGACGGAACGTATCCGCGCCCTCAACAACACACCGCCGTTCGATCCATCCTCCGTAACGGAGTACAAGCTCACCCAGGCCTCTCGTTCGTTCGACTTCGTCATTCGCATGTTCCCAATCATCCAGGGCCCCGATGACACCACACGAGAAGGCCCAGGGCGCGTCCTCGTCTTTGCCAAAGGAAGCGCAACACCCCTTCAAACAATCGTCATGGACAACATCTTCGCCAGCCTGGCCAAGGGAGGCCAGCCTCTCACAAACACAGCAAAGCTCTACGATTACCAAGGACTCGTCAACGTCGGCGACTTCAACTTCGATAGCCACGAAGACTTCGCCATTCAGAATGGGAACGAAGGCGCCTACGGAGGACCGAGCTACAGCGTCTACCTCTACTCCCCATCAACGGACCGCTTCCAACTCAGTCAAAGCATGACTGACCTGATCGCCAGCACTCTCGGTTTCTTTGACGTCGACACAAATAAAAAACTGCTTACGACGCTCTCCAAAGACGGCTGCTGCTTTCACACGACAACCACCTACACCGTAGTCCACGATGATCCGATCCCCGTCTCACGCGAGATAGAAGACGCCACAAAGAGCGACAAATACATCCTAGTTACAACCCAGCGCATGGTTAACGGTAAGTGGCAGGGCAAGTCGAAACATGTGCCACAAGACAAGACGCCCTAA
- a CDS encoding L-serine ammonia-lyase: MNTSLFELFKIGIGPSSSHTVGPMRAALRFSRELQSTGLLARTASINVDLYGSLALTGIGHGTDRAILLGLLGEAPDSVDPASVEGKIAAIHSSGSLLLYGSKTIPFTEATNLNFRRNQMYPDPALPSHPNGMRFTALDETGAVLANEVFYSIGGGFIVSEAERTAESLTSTRIVPYPFRSAADLLATAKQHNLTIADLLLANEVALLKDSSISINRPKHASEQNNESPEEKIRASILAIWQAMQQCTERGIATEGILPGGLNVRRRAHRLAERLNTIGSKDPLAPIDWVTVYAMAVNEENAAGGRVVTAPTNGAAGVIPAIANYYTHFIEGTAEEKQEGIIRYFLTAAAIGILYKENASISGAEVGCQGEVGVACSMAAGGLVAALNGTNAQVEHAAEIAMEHNLGMTCDPIGGLVQIPCIERNGMGAVKAINACRMAMHETGDHKLSLDQVIATMYQTGLDMQSRYKETSLAGLALNIIEC, from the coding sequence GTGAACACCAGCCTCTTCGAACTCTTCAAAATCGGCATCGGACCCTCCAGCTCACACACAGTCGGTCCCATGCGTGCCGCTCTTCGCTTCTCGCGCGAGCTTCAGTCCACCGGCCTTCTCGCTCGCACCGCGTCAATCAACGTCGACCTCTACGGCTCTCTCGCGCTAACTGGCATCGGCCACGGAACCGACCGCGCCATCCTCCTTGGCCTTCTCGGCGAAGCTCCCGACTCCGTCGATCCCGCATCCGTCGAAGGTAAGATCGCAGCCATCCATTCCAGCGGCTCGCTCCTGCTCTACGGCAGCAAGACCATCCCCTTCACCGAAGCCACCAACCTCAACTTCCGCCGCAACCAGATGTACCCCGACCCCGCCCTCCCCTCGCATCCCAACGGCATGCGTTTCACAGCCCTCGACGAGACAGGCGCGGTCCTGGCCAACGAAGTCTTCTACTCCATCGGCGGCGGCTTCATCGTCTCCGAAGCAGAGCGTACCGCCGAGTCCCTCACCAGCACTCGCATCGTTCCCTATCCATTCCGCAGCGCTGCCGATCTCCTCGCCACTGCAAAACAACACAACCTCACCATCGCCGACCTTCTCCTCGCCAACGAGGTTGCTCTCCTCAAAGACTCGTCCATCTCCATCAATCGGCCAAAGCACGCATCCGAACAAAATAACGAATCGCCGGAAGAGAAGATCCGCGCCAGCATCCTCGCCATCTGGCAAGCGATGCAGCAATGCACCGAACGCGGCATCGCCACCGAAGGCATCCTCCCCGGCGGCCTCAACGTCCGCCGTCGCGCCCATCGCCTCGCCGAACGCCTCAACACCATCGGCTCAAAAGACCCACTGGCGCCCATCGACTGGGTCACCGTCTACGCAATGGCCGTCAACGAAGAGAACGCCGCAGGCGGCCGAGTCGTCACCGCACCCACCAACGGAGCCGCGGGCGTCATCCCTGCAATCGCGAACTACTACACCCACTTCATCGAAGGAACCGCGGAAGAAAAACAAGAAGGAATCATCCGCTACTTCCTCACCGCCGCCGCCATCGGCATCCTCTACAAAGAAAACGCAAGCATCTCCGGCGCTGAAGTCGGCTGCCAAGGAGAGGTCGGCGTAGCCTGCAGCATGGCAGCCGGAGGATTAGTCGCCGCCCTCAACGGCACCAACGCCCAGGTCGAACACGCCGCCGAGATAGCCATGGAACACAACCTCGGCATGACCTGCGACCCCATCGGCGGCCTCGTTCAGATCCCCTGCATCGAACGCAATGGCATGGGCGCCGTCAAAGCCATCAACGCCTGCCGCATGGCCATGCACGAGACCGGCGACCACAAGCTCTCCCTCGACCAGGTCATCGCCACCATGTATCAAACCGGCCTCGACATGCAATCCCGCTACAAAGAGACCAGCCTCGCGGGCCTGGCCCTCAACATCATCGAGTGCTGA
- a CDS encoding YifB family Mg chelatase-like AAA ATPase, whose translation MLFTARSAAVYGIDAHIIDVEVDFSNIKLDQEQFHTVGLPDAAVRESRDRVRSAIKNSGFEIPPTRITINLAPADLKKEGSGFDLPIAIGILGAYGALHIKDVSDYLLVGELGLDGSLRAVQGMLPIAVAARAKGISNLIIPASNAREAAVVEGVNVYPVKSLLEVRELLNSAVLGGITVAPLKVETTDLLNEMQHFPFDFKDVRGQQVAKRALEVAAAGGHNILMIGPPGSGKTMLAKRLPSILAPLRFEEALETTKIHSVAGVLDAEQGLVAHRPFRSPHHTISDAGLIGGGMMPRPGEVSLAHNGLLFLDELPEFPRNVLEVLRQPLEDGHVTIARAAMSLSFPARFMLAAAMNPCPCGYFNDKSRECMCTPPMIQRYVSKVSGPLLDRIDIHIEVPAVQYKELRGGAAAEGSDHIRARVLAARERQHTRFGAAAERTKGSAKAASRQIFANSQMNTQQIRAYCELSSDAERLLERAMQQQGLSARAHDRILKVARTIADLGGEQDIAVKHIAEAIQYRTLDRSYWS comes from the coding sequence ATGCTTTTTACGGCTCGCAGTGCTGCAGTGTATGGAATTGACGCCCACATCATCGATGTTGAAGTCGATTTTTCCAATATCAAGCTAGACCAGGAACAGTTCCATACGGTGGGGTTGCCGGATGCGGCGGTGCGAGAGAGTCGCGACCGAGTGCGATCGGCGATCAAGAACTCTGGTTTTGAGATTCCGCCTACGCGGATCACGATCAATCTGGCTCCTGCAGACCTGAAAAAAGAAGGGTCGGGTTTTGATCTGCCAATTGCGATTGGGATCCTTGGAGCTTATGGGGCGCTGCACATTAAGGATGTGAGTGACTATCTGCTGGTAGGGGAGCTAGGGCTCGATGGCAGCCTGCGGGCGGTGCAGGGGATGCTGCCGATTGCGGTGGCGGCGCGGGCGAAGGGCATTTCGAACCTGATTATTCCGGCGAGCAATGCGCGCGAGGCCGCGGTGGTTGAGGGGGTGAATGTGTACCCGGTGAAGTCGCTGCTGGAGGTGCGGGAGCTGCTGAACTCGGCGGTGCTTGGCGGGATTACGGTGGCTCCACTGAAGGTGGAGACGACAGACCTGCTAAATGAGATGCAGCACTTTCCATTTGACTTCAAGGACGTTCGCGGTCAGCAGGTGGCGAAGCGAGCGCTGGAGGTCGCGGCTGCGGGAGGGCACAATATTTTGATGATTGGGCCGCCGGGGTCGGGTAAGACGATGCTGGCGAAGAGGCTGCCGTCGATTCTTGCGCCGCTGCGTTTTGAAGAGGCGCTGGAGACAACGAAGATTCATTCGGTGGCGGGGGTGTTGGATGCGGAGCAGGGATTGGTGGCGCATCGACCGTTTCGTTCGCCGCACCATACGATCTCGGACGCGGGATTGATTGGTGGCGGAATGATGCCGCGGCCGGGTGAAGTATCGCTGGCGCATAACGGGCTGCTCTTTTTGGATGAGCTGCCGGAGTTTCCGCGGAACGTGCTGGAGGTGCTGCGGCAGCCGCTTGAGGATGGGCATGTCACGATCGCCCGGGCGGCGATGAGTTTGAGCTTTCCGGCGCGATTTATGCTGGCGGCGGCGATGAATCCATGCCCGTGCGGGTACTTCAATGACAAATCGCGAGAGTGCATGTGTACGCCGCCGATGATTCAGCGATACGTATCGAAGGTGTCAGGGCCGCTGCTGGATCGGATTGATATTCATATTGAGGTTCCGGCTGTGCAATATAAGGAGTTACGAGGCGGGGCGGCTGCGGAGGGATCGGATCATATCCGAGCGCGGGTTTTGGCGGCGCGGGAGCGGCAACATACTCGGTTTGGAGCAGCCGCGGAGCGAACGAAGGGATCGGCCAAGGCAGCGTCTCGGCAGATATTTGCTAATTCGCAGATGAATACGCAACAGATACGGGCGTATTGCGAGCTCTCGTCCGACGCCGAGCGGCTGCTTGAACGGGCGATGCAGCAACAGGGGCTGAGCGCGAGAGCACATGACCGTATCTTGAAGGTAGCAAGGACGATAGCCGACTTGGGGGGCGAGCAGGATATCGCTGTAAAGCACATTGCGGAGGCTATTCAGTACCGCACTTTGGATCGGAGTTATTGGTCGTAA
- a CDS encoding DNA-directed RNA polymerase subunit omega, translated as MRSDLIFGALTHVNNRYELCQLASKATRKLHKPNTRLQDTTNEVLDRFKDTIPMDESSEAVVEKVQLQERRAA; from the coding sequence ATGCGCTCAGATCTTATTTTTGGAGCTCTCACGCACGTGAATAACCGCTACGAGCTTTGTCAACTGGCGTCGAAGGCGACCCGCAAGCTGCATAAGCCAAACACCCGGTTGCAGGATACGACGAACGAGGTTCTGGACCGTTTCAAGGACACGATTCCGATGGATGAGTCCAGCGAAGCAGTCGTAGAGAAGGTACAATTGCAAGAGCGCCGCGCAGCTTAA
- the rho gene encoding transcription termination factor Rho, translated as MTISELKEHNIAELGKLARGLDIAGTSGLRKQDLIFKILQAQSEKEGHIFAEGVLEILPDGYGFLRSPDYNYLPGPDDIYVSPSQIRKFDLKTGDTISGNVRPPHEGEKYFALVKIEAINFESPEETRNKILFDNLTPLYAQERVKMETVREHISGRVMDLLTPVGKGQRGLIVAPPRTGKTMLLQSIANSITSNHPEVVLIVLLIDERPEEVTDMQRSVKGEVISSTFDEPAARHVQVAEMVIEKAKRLVEHKRDVVILLDSITRLARAYNTIVPPSGKVLSGGVDSNALQRPKRFFGAARNIEEGGSLTIIATALVDTGSRMDEVIFEEFKGTGNMEVILDRKLVDKRVFPAIDIQRSGTRKEELLIPKEDLQRTWILRKVLNPLSPVEAMELLTDKLAKTRNNQEFLHNMSSI; from the coding sequence ATGACTATTTCTGAGTTAAAAGAACATAATATTGCGGAGCTAGGTAAGCTTGCTCGTGGTCTCGATATCGCTGGAACCAGCGGCCTTCGCAAACAGGATCTTATCTTCAAGATTCTGCAGGCGCAGAGCGAAAAAGAAGGGCACATCTTTGCCGAAGGCGTGCTTGAGATTCTGCCGGATGGTTACGGCTTCCTGCGTTCGCCTGACTACAATTACCTGCCTGGTCCCGATGACATCTACGTTTCGCCGTCGCAGATTCGCAAGTTCGACCTGAAGACGGGCGATACCATCAGTGGCAATGTGCGCCCACCGCATGAAGGTGAGAAGTACTTCGCACTGGTGAAGATCGAGGCGATCAACTTCGAGTCGCCAGAAGAGACGCGCAACAAGATTCTGTTCGACAACCTGACGCCACTGTATGCGCAGGAGCGCGTGAAGATGGAGACGGTGCGCGAGCACATCTCCGGCCGCGTGATGGACCTGCTGACTCCGGTGGGCAAGGGGCAGCGTGGGTTGATCGTGGCTCCGCCGCGTACGGGAAAGACGATGCTGCTGCAGTCGATCGCGAACAGCATAACGTCGAATCATCCTGAGGTGGTGTTGATTGTTCTGCTGATCGATGAGCGTCCGGAAGAAGTCACGGATATGCAGCGCAGCGTTAAGGGTGAAGTGATCAGCTCCACCTTCGATGAGCCGGCAGCGCGTCACGTACAGGTTGCCGAGATGGTGATCGAGAAGGCGAAGCGGCTGGTCGAACACAAGCGCGATGTGGTGATTCTGCTGGACTCGATTACGCGTCTGGCGCGTGCGTATAACACGATCGTTCCGCCTTCGGGCAAGGTGCTCTCGGGCGGTGTGGATTCGAATGCGCTGCAGAGGCCGAAGCGGTTCTTCGGTGCGGCTCGCAATATCGAAGAGGGTGGTTCGCTGACGATCATCGCGACTGCGCTGGTTGATACCGGCTCGAGGATGGACGAAGTGATTTTCGAAGAGTTCAAGGGAACGGGCAACATGGAAGTCATTCTGGATCGCAAGCTGGTGGATAAGCGTGTGTTTCCGGCGATCGACATTCAGCGTTCCGGAACTCGTAAGGAAGAGCTGCTGATTCCGAAGGAGGATCTGCAGCGGACATGGATTCTGCGCAAGGTGCTGAATCCGCTGTCGCCGGTTGAGGCGATGGAGCTGCTGACCGACAAACTCGCGAAGACTCGGAATAACCAGGAGTTTCTACACAACATGAGCTCGATTTAG